From Salmo salar chromosome ssa04, Ssal_v3.1, whole genome shotgun sequence, one genomic window encodes:
- the LOC106602389 gene encoding high mobility group protein B2 isoform X2, protein MPGKDPNKPKGKTSSYAFFVATCREEHKKKHPGTSVNFSEFSKKCSERWRTMSAKEKVKFEDMAKGDKVRYDKDMKGYVPPKGSKAAGKRKKDPNAPKRPPSAFFVFCAEHRGRIKADNPGMGIGDIAKQLGLLWGKQTPKDKQPHEAKAAKLKEKYEKDVAAYKAKGGAGATAKSGPGRPAVGKKAAPMDDDDDDDDEEEDDDDEEDDDEDDD, encoded by the exons ATGCCGGGTAAAGATCCTAATAAGCCGAAGGGAAAGACTTCTTCCTATGCGTTCTTTGTTGCGACGTGCCGGGAAGAACACAAGAAAAAACACCCAGGAACTTCAGTGAACTTTTCCGAGTTCTCAAAGAAATGCTCAGAGAGGTGGAGG ACCATGTCTGCAAAAGAGAAGGTGAAGTTTGAGGACATGGCCAAGGGTGACAAAGTCCGTTATGACAAGGACATGAAGGGATATGTGCCCCCCAAGGGATCTAAGGCAGCAGGAAAGAGAAAGAAGGACCCCAATGCCCCCAAGAGGCCACC TTCTGCATTTTTCGTGTTCTGTGCTGAACACCGTGGAAGAATCAAGGCTGATAACCCAGGCATGGGCATTGGTGACATCGCCAAGCAGCTGGGTCTGCTGTGGGGCAAACAGACTCCCAAAGACAAGCAGCCACACGAAGCAAAGGCCGCCAAGCTGAAGGAGAAGTATGAGAAG GATGTTGCTGCCTACAAGGCTAAGGGAGGCGCAGGTGCAACTGCTAAGAGTGGCCCTGGCAGGCCAGCTGTTGGCAAGAAGGCAGCGCCCATGGATGATGATGACGACGATGAtgacgaggaggaggatgatgatgacgaAGAGGATGATGACGAGGATGACGACTAA
- the LOC106602389 gene encoding high mobility group protein B2 isoform X1 has translation MKQELNRISAVSRPWAVRGVNIAAMPGKDPNKPKGKTSSYAFFVATCREEHKKKHPGTSVNFSEFSKKCSERWRTMSAKEKVKFEDMAKGDKVRYDKDMKGYVPPKGSKAAGKRKKDPNAPKRPPSAFFVFCAEHRGRIKADNPGMGIGDIAKQLGLLWGKQTPKDKQPHEAKAAKLKEKYEKDVAAYKAKGGAGATAKSGPGRPAVGKKAAPMDDDDDDDDEEEDDDDEEDDDEDDD, from the exons ATGAAGCAGGAACTCAATCGGATTAGCGCGGTTTCGCGTCCTTGGGCTGTCCGTGGAGTG AATATAGCCGCCATGCCGGGTAAAGATCCTAATAAGCCGAAGGGAAAGACTTCTTCCTATGCGTTCTTTGTTGCGACGTGCCGGGAAGAACACAAGAAAAAACACCCAGGAACTTCAGTGAACTTTTCCGAGTTCTCAAAGAAATGCTCAGAGAGGTGGAGG ACCATGTCTGCAAAAGAGAAGGTGAAGTTTGAGGACATGGCCAAGGGTGACAAAGTCCGTTATGACAAGGACATGAAGGGATATGTGCCCCCCAAGGGATCTAAGGCAGCAGGAAAGAGAAAGAAGGACCCCAATGCCCCCAAGAGGCCACC TTCTGCATTTTTCGTGTTCTGTGCTGAACACCGTGGAAGAATCAAGGCTGATAACCCAGGCATGGGCATTGGTGACATCGCCAAGCAGCTGGGTCTGCTGTGGGGCAAACAGACTCCCAAAGACAAGCAGCCACACGAAGCAAAGGCCGCCAAGCTGAAGGAGAAGTATGAGAAG GATGTTGCTGCCTACAAGGCTAAGGGAGGCGCAGGTGCAACTGCTAAGAGTGGCCCTGGCAGGCCAGCTGTTGGCAAGAAGGCAGCGCCCATGGATGATGATGACGACGATGAtgacgaggaggaggatgatgatgacgaAGAGGATGATGACGAGGATGACGACTAA